A stretch of Coccidioides posadasii str. Silveira chromosome 2, complete sequence DNA encodes these proteins:
- the HMG1 gene encoding 3-hydroxy-3-methylglutaryl-coenzyme A (HMG-CoA) reductase isozyme (EggNog:ENOG410PH8V~COG:I~TransMembrane:8 (i41-62o244-265i272-292o298-318i375-394o400-422i490-511o610-630i)~BUSCO:851at33183), which yields MRGSSLLPRRFREVTSADSADAGWMNRHVTKLLQVVSRRACFHPIHTIVVIALLASTTYVGLLDGTLFDSVKQANYSPGYLDVDTLLAGGRNLRLGQQTGWRWQVDDTFKLGDSDAARHLALTTFVFPDSSARSPQIAPLAENVPLPPNSSARSVPHTPSLLAPISQDSSLAFAVPYDEISPFLQAVREIPDSSGLKDGTEQKRWIMKAARSPVSGSRAALRIWLTEAWTSFIDLLKHAETIDILIMVLGYLSMHLTFVSLFLSMRRLGSKSWLAATVLISGGFAFLFGLLVTTKLGVPINMVLLSEGLPFLVVTIGFEKPIILTKAVLSASLGGSSQSAAGQGSDARKAPPVRSIQDAIQHAVKNKGFEIVRDYCIEIGILVIGAASGVQGGLRQFCFLAAWILFFDCALLFTFYTTILCIKLEINRIKRHVALRKALEEDGITRRVAENVASSNDWPRVNGGENGQGSNVSSSGIFGKKVRASSVPKFKFLMVGGFVLVNVLNLCTIPFRSRQDGQIMPALAKLSNVLAPAPIDPFKVAENGLDAIYVNAKSQGLETVVTVLPPIKYKLEYPSVHYAEPDTSVFDIEYTDVVGGRVIESLLKSLDDPIISKWIIAALTLSLVLNGYLFNAARWSIKEPETEKVPEKQQPEPLPKPVVVRQPVVKADGSVRTREECEQMLKDKLAYLLDDEELIDLSIRGKIPGYALEKTMECEGMSRTDAFTRAVKIRRAVVSRNASTSATTGSLEYSKVPYQHYNYSLVHGACCENVIGYLPLPLGVAGPLTIDGQSFFIPMATTEGVLIASTSRGCKAINAGGGAVTVITGDGMTRGPCVGFPSLARAGAAKVWLDSEEGQTVMKNAFNSTSRFARLQSMKTALAGTYLYIRFKTTTGDAMGMNMISKGVEKALHVMATEAGFEDMATISVSGNFCTDKKPAAVNWIDGRGKSVVAEAVIPGDVVKSVLKSNVDALVELNISKNLIGSAMAGSVGGFNAHASNIVTALFLATGQDPAQNVESSNCITIMKNVNGNLHISVSMPSIEVGTIGGGTILEAQSAMLELLGVRGSHPTTPGDNARRLARIVGAAVLAGELSLCSALAAGHLVRAHMAHNRAAPPPTRSMTPVSAAVATTLTDKK from the exons ATGAGAGGCTCCTCCCTGCTCCCTCGTCGTTTTCGCGAGGTCACCTCTGCCGATTCTGCGGATGCTGGATGGATGAATCGCCATGTGACGAAGCTGCTGCAGGTGGTTTCGCGTCGAGCTTGCTTTCATCCTATCCATACGATCGTCGTCATTGCTCTGCTCGCGAGTACTACATACGTGGGTTTGCTGGATGGTACATTATTTGATTCTGTGAAGCAAGCAAATTATAGTCCCGGCTACCTCGATGTCGATACGCTTCTTGCGGGTGGAAGAAACCTACGACTTGGCCAGCAGACGGGCTGGAGATGGCAAGTCGACGATACGTTCAAGCTGGGAGACAGTGAC GCTGCACGACATCTAGCCTTAACCACTTTCGTTTTCCCTGACTCTTCGGCCCGTTCGCCTCAGATAGCTCCGCTGGCGGAGAATGTGCCGCTCCCTCCCAATTCCTCGGCCCGCTCGGTTCCACATACCCCTAGTCTCCTGGCTCCAATCTCGCAGGATTCTTCTCTTGCTTTCGCGGTCCCTTACGATGAAATATCTCCCTTCCTTCAAGCTGTACGAGAGATCCCTGACTCATCCGGTCTGAAAGATGGAACGGAGCAAAAGAGATGGATAATGAAGGCCGCTCGCAGCCCAGTGTCTGGCTCGCGTGCCGCTTTGCGAATTTGGCTGACCGAAGCCTGGACGTCCTTTATTGACCTATTAAAG CATGCGGAAACGATTGATATACTTATCATGGTTCTGGGATACCTCTCCATGCATCTTACTTTTGTGTCTTTGTTTCTGTCTATGAGACGACTTGGATCCAAATCCTGGCTTGCTGCCACGGTACTCATTTCTGGCGGGTTCGCTTTCCTGTTCGGCTTACTCGTCACTACCAAGCTCGGTGTTCCGATCAATATGGTGCTGCTTTCTGAGGGGCTGCCATTCCTTGTTGTTACAATTGGATTTGAGAAGCCGATTATCCTCACCAAAGCTGTACTTTCGGCATCTTTGGGAGGCTCCAGCCAAAGCGCTGCGGGTCAAGGGAGTGATGCTCGAAAGGCTCCTCCTGTCCGATCCATCCAAGACGCTATCCAACATGCCGTTAAGAACAAAGGCTTTGAGATCGTTAGAGATTATTGCATAGAGATCGGTATTTTGGTGATCGGTGCTGCTTCTGGCGTCCAAGGAGGCCTTCGACAGTTCTGCTTTCTCGCTGCCtggattttattttttgACTGCGCGTTGCTGTTCACATTTTACACTACAATCCTTTGCATCAAGCTTGAGATTAACCGGATTAAACGCCATGTGGCACTTCGAAAAGCccttgaagaagatggaattACTCGTCGCGTTGCAGAAAATGTCGCTTCGAGCAACGATTGGCCAAGGGTGAATGGAGGAGAGAACGGCCAAGGCTCAAACGTGAGCTCCAGTGGTATTTTCGGCAAAAAGGTCAGGGCGAGTAGTGTCCCCAAGTTTAAGTTCCTCATGGTTGGAGGCTTTGTGTTGGTCAATGTCCTCAATCTATGCACCATTCCCTTCCGCAGCCGACAGGATGGCCAGATTATGCCAGCATTGGCAAAGTTGTCCAACGTCCTAGCACCGGCACCGATCGACCCATTCAAAGTCGCTGAAAATGGCCTCGATGCGATCTATGTGAACGCAAAGAGCCAGGGGTTAGAGACGGTAGTTACGGTTCTGCCGCCCATCAAGTATAAGCTCGAGTACCCATCTGTTCACTATGCAGAGCCCGATACTAGCGTGTTCGATATTGAGTATACAGACGTCGTTGGTGGTAGGGTTATCGAGAGTCTCCTAAAGAGCTTGGACGACCCCATAATCAGCAAATGGATCATTGCCGCGCTGACCTTGAGCTTGGTTTTGAATGGCTATCTCTTCAACGCCGCACGCTGGAGCATAAAAGAGCCTGAAACAGAGAAAGTACCCGAGAAACAACAACCTGAACCTCTCCCCAAGCCAGTTGTGGTCAGGCAACCAGTTGTGAAGGCAGATGGCTCGGTCAGGACCCGTGAAGAATGCGAACAAATGCTGAAAGACAAGCTTGCTTACCTTTTGGATGATGAAGAGCTTATTGACTTGTCAATTCGAGGCAAGATTCCCGGATATGCTCTTGAAAAGACTATGGAGTGTGAAGGCATGAGCCGTACAGATGCGTTCACAAGAGCTGTTAAGATTCGAAGAGCGGTTGTGTCAAGAAACGCGAGTACCTCAGCCACGACCGGATCTCTTGAATATTCCAAGGTTCCTTACCAGCATTACAATTACTCCCTTGTCCACGGTGCTTGCTGCGAAAACGTCATTGGTTATCTCCCTCTCCCGCTAGGAGTTGCAGGACCCTTGACCATTGATGGCCAGAGCTTCTTCATTCCTATGGCAACAACAGAGGGTGTCCTTATAGCTAGTACGAGCCGCGGATGCAAGGCCATCAATGCCGGAGGCGGTGCAGTTACTGTTATCACCGGTGACGGTATGACCAGAGGACCGTGCGTGGGCTTCCCAAGTCTTGCTCGTGCGGGCGCTGCCAAAGTCTGGCTTGACTCAGAGGAAGGACAAACCGTCATGAAGAATGCATTCAATTCAACGAGTCGCTTTGCAAGACTCCAGTCTATGAAGACTGCTCTTGCTGGAACTTACCTGTATATCCGATTCAAGACGACAACCGGCGATGCCATGGGTATGAACATGATCTCGAAGGGTGTTGAGAAGGCCCTTCATGTCATGGCCACGGAAGCTGGGTTCGAGGATATGGCCACCATCTCCGTGTCCGGAAATTTCTGCACGGATAAGAAGCCCGCGGCTGTCAACTGGATCGATGGTCGAGGCAAGTCTGTTGTCGCAGAAGCCGTCATCCCAGGAGACGTTGTGAAGAGCGTCTTAAAGAGCAACGTCGATGCCTTGGTCGAGCTTAATATCAGCAAGAACTTGATCGGAAGCGCCATGGCTGGCAGCGTTGGTGGGTTCAACGCTCATGCTTCCAACATCGTCACGGCATTGTTCCTCGCCACCGGTCAAGACCCGGCTCAGAATGTGGAGAGTAGCAATTGTATCACTATTATGAAGAA CGTGAACGGTAATCTTCACATCAGCGTTTCCATGCCGTCCATCGAAGTCGGCACGATCGGAGGCGGTACCATCCTCGAAGCACAATCCGCGATGCTCGAACTCCTGGGTGTGCGTGGCTCTCACCCAACTACCCCTGGTGACAACGCTCGTCGTCTCGCACGCATCGTGGGTGCCGCTGTGCTTGCCGGAGAGCTCAGTCTCTGCAGCGCCCTTGCCGCAGGACACCTGGTCAGGGCACACATGGCTCACAACCGGGCAGCTCCTCCACCGACACGGTCGATGACCCCCGTTTCGGCCGCCGTGGCTACGACGTTGACGGATAAAAAATGA
- a CDS encoding uncharacterized protein (EggNog:ENOG410PQD0~COG:S): MIDEFSVSWVEQLINIAPNGTFIGEPGYPRGNVKRSDPGFSDPKMTYLLPPNTRPADSGISKSDKICKETQRSPEQTEGSPRLKANPGAAIALRFQENGHVTLPESQPGKPDNRGDVYVYGTTDPRPDDTLLSIHKVWNSDGTGGDRRGILLSRQNFDDGRCYQINDKPISKERQKKFAHKPNELMGADLWCQQDIALPKNVPIDKPYTLYWVWDWPTAPNVDSGLPKGKAEIYTTCMDVDIVKDRIFQNLNGGDGKKEYVKDQPLENAAIPSQIAELNNGLVIPDKSGGAGKSTFKTVARPSTKVTQNSQGLMPTGASRLSTAPSGSITAPPFSNTTAPFSSRRMSNSGTGTVPTVTQTMAQLDEVDGKSQRDRNAPQSSSPRLPAVQRVRRFIVW; the protein is encoded by the exons ATGATTGATGAATTTTCTGTCAG CTGGGTAGAGCAACTCATTAATATTGCTCCTAATGGTACCTTTATTGGCGAGCCAGGATACCCTCGTGGGAACGTCAAGCGCAGCGACCCAGGGTTTAGCGATCCCAAAATGAcatatcttcttcctcccAACACTCGGCCCGCCGATTCTGGGATATCAAAGAGTGACAAGATTTGCAAAGAAACACAACGCTCTCCTGAACAAACAGAAGGAAGCCCACGATTAAAAGCAAACCCTGGAGCCGCTATCGCTTTAAGGTTTCAAGAGAATGGTCATGTTACTCTACCTGAAAGCCAGCCTGGAAAGCCAGATAATCGCGGAGACGTTTACGTATACGGAACCACCGATCCTCGGCCTGATGACACCCTTCTATCAATTCATAAAGTTTGGAATTCCGACGGCACCGGAGGCGATCGGAGAGGGATACTACTGTCACGGCAAAATTTCGACGACGGCAGATGTTACCAGATCAATGATAAGCCGATTTCAAAAGAACGTCAGAAGAAATTTGCTCATAAACCTAACGAACTGATGGGGGCGGATTTGTGGTGCCAGCAAGACATCGCTCTGCCAAAAAACGTCCCTATCGATAAACCCTACACGCTCTACTGGGTGTGGGACTGGCCTACTGCACCGAATGTCGACTCTGGTCTTCCCAAAGGCAAAGCTGAAATCTACACAACTTGCATGGATGTCGATATTGTCAAAGACCGGATCTTTCAGAATTTGAACGGGGGTGATGGGAAGAAGGAATATGTTAAAGATCAGCCCCTAGAGAACGCGGCTATCCCCTCACAAATTGCTGAGCTGAACAATGGGTTGGTGATACCGGACAAGTCAGGCGGTGCGGGCAAGTCGACCTTCAAAACCGTAGCCCGACCATCCACGAAGGTCACCCAGAACAGCCAAGGTCTTATGCCAACAG GAGCCTCTCGCTTGTCCACGGCCCCATCAGGCTCGATAACCGCTCCGCCATTCTCGAACACCACCGCTCCCTTTAGCTCTCGACGAATGTCAAATTCGGGAACCGGAACAGTTCCAACTGTTACACAGACTATGGCGCAGCTCGATGAAGTCGATGGCAAAAGTCAGCGAGATAGAAACGCTCCACAGTCTTCTTCGCCCAGGCTCCCTGCCGTCCAGCGTGTGCGACGGTTCATTGTGTGGTAG